Below is a genomic region from Marinobacter salarius.
TTCGACGGCCTGTCCCTGGCCTGGGCGACAGCGGAACACCTGGCCAAACACATTCGCTGCTACACCCTGTTTGCCACTCACTATTTCGAGCTCACGCAACTGGCCGACGATCTTGAGCACGCCGTTAACGTTCACCTGACCGCCACGGAACACGACGACACCATCGTGTTCCTGCACAACGTTCACGACGGCCCAGCCAGCCAGAGCTATGGCTTGCAGGTGGCGAAGCTGGCTGGCGTGCCCCAGGACGTGATTCGCAACGCCAAGGAGCAGTTGTCACACCTTGAAGGCGGTGCGGCACCAGCCAGGCCAGCAGCCGATGATACCGCCATGGCGCCGGCTGAACCTGAAAAACAGCCACGCTCCGCCCGTGTTAGCGAGCCGGTTATGCAGGCAGACATGTTCGCCAGCCTGGAGCCCAGCAAAGTGGAAGAATGCCTTGCCGACCTGGATGTGGACGGACTGACTCCGAGGGATGCTCTTAACCGACTGTACGAATTGAAAGAACTGCTGGGGAAATAGCGGAACTCAGCGGCAGAATTGATCTGTGTAATAACGATAGTGCGCCTCAGCGCTTGCGACAGGGCAGGCCGCTCAATACAATATCGCGCAATTATTATTACACTGATGAGATTGACTACTGGACCAGGAAACTGACTATGACGTTTGTCGTTACTGATAACTGCATCAAGTGCAAATACACGGACTGCGTGGAAGTATGCCCGGTTGACTGCTTCTACGAAGGCCCGAACTTTCTGGTAATCGATCCGGATGAGTGCATCGATTGCGCCCTGTGTGAGCCGGAGTGCCCTGCTGAGGCGATTTTCTCGGAAGACGAGCTGCCTGCGGATCAGGCCCAGTTTGTGGAGCTCAACGCCGACCTGGCTGGCAAGTGGCCCAACATCACCGAAAAGAAAGACCCGCTGCCAGAAGCCGAAGAGTGGGACGGCAAGCCGGACAAGCTGCAGTACCTCGAAAAGTAATAGCAGCTTTCAGCGCATTGCGATCAAAAAAGGGGAGCCTCGGCTCCCCTTTTTTCATACATCACCACTTCACTGCGTCGCCAGTTTTGCTCCGATAGCGACGAAGAAACCGCCAGTCAGCGCGTTCAGCATGCGCTTTACGCCCTGCCCCACGCCAAGCCTTCGTGATTTGACCACCACCAGCGCCAGCCCACATTGCCAGGCCATCGCCAGCACAAAGTGAACCGCCGCAAGAAACAGCGATTGCTGGAATGCGTTGCCGGCGGGATCGATAAACTGAGGAAGCAACGCCATATAGAACAGCGCCGTTTTCGGATTCAGCACGTTCGACAGCAGGCCTTCGCGAAACGCCGCCCAGGTTGATACCGGCTTCATCAGTGGGGGCTCAGCGCTCGATATCGATGGCCCATCGGATTTTGCGGGGGCGCGGGCCATGGCCTGACGCAGCGAGCTCAGTCCCAGCCAGATCAGGTAGCAGGCACCTGCCCATTTGACCGCGGTAAACGCCCAGGCCGTCTCCACCAGCAGCATTGAAATACCCAGAGCGGACAGGGTGGCGTGAATAAACAACCCACAGCAGATGCCCACGCTGGTTACACAGCCATCCCGCAAACCATGCTTCAGCCCACCCCGCCCGGCGTTCCGCATTACCAGCAGGGTATCCACCCCGGGCGTGACGGTCAGTAACGAGATGGCCACCAGATAGGCCCAGAACAGCTCCGTTGGTACCAGCATTGCCAAACATCCCACGCGAACGCAGGAGTGCTCAGCTCTCCTGCTGCAGAATCTTTTTCGCCGCGGCCGACTTGTAGAACGGCGCAAGACGACGACGGATCAGGGCTTCAAGATACCCCTCCTCCCGAAGCACGTCTATCACAAGAAGTGCGTAGGCATCCACCTCCGCCATGACCACATCGCGGTCGACCCCAACCGCGCCCAATAGCTCAATCACCGGTTTTTCGCCATACAGGGTGAACAGGTGCTCCACCACCGCCCTGGCGCAACCCTCGAAATACGCCGTCTGGCGGAACTGCAGCCAGAACTCGTACCCCAACACCACAAACTCCTGGAGCTGCACATCCCCTAACCCTTCGTGCAGCTCTTCAATAGTGCGGTCTTCCAGCGATACCCACACGGCCATCACGCTGTCGCGCAGCTCCTCATCGGTCAGAGCGCTGTTCAGGAACTGTTCACTCCGACTGATCAGCCCCGGCAGGCTGTCGGACAGCCAGGCCTTGAAACGGCGCTCAAAGGTTTCATCCAGTCCCGGAACCGCCCTGTTGGCCATGCGCTTGCCAAACTTCATCATCGAGCCGACACCGGGAACACTCTTGGTAATCAGGTTGTCCTCGTAGAGGTAGTTCACCACGCCCTGATACACCACATTGGATACCAGCTCCTGATAGACCGGGTGAGCCATGATCTCGCTGATCACCCGCTCCCGCTGATGCCGAAGCTCAAGGGCTTCTTCCAGGAACCCGGTGGCCTGCTCCCGGGTGATAATATCCCGCAGCCGCGAGGTTTTCTGAACCGGGGCATTCAGCACTTCCGTGGCCATCTCCGCTGCCAGTTCCGGGATGCCGGCATCCAGTTCCATGTCGATCACAATACGCTGGATCACGCCCATAACCTGTTCCGCCGAGGTCAGCCGGTTCAAGGTGATGGCCCCGGCATAGTCAAACAGTTCATCCACTTCGGTTTCGAGAAAACGCCGCAACTTGGCCCCTTTCAGGGAAGCCAGTTCGTGTTTTACGTGTTGCTCGAACAACGCATTGGCGAGATCCGTTTTACCTTTGGTCATAATCGGGGTCCGGTGCAGTCTGGAAGTGGGCTTCTGAATTGAGAACGACATGAGGCTAACACGAAGCCCGACCGGCTGCGTTTGCCGAAGATACAGCCTTTTGTGTGCGAGTGGGCCAAGAAACGGGAGGTGGTGCCTGGGCGCCCGATAGTCCCGGCTACTGGAAATCGCTGAATTCGTGGGGTTCTGCGGCAAGCGCCAGGCACAGGCTACCGGGGCCAATGTATATGCTGCTGGTAATCCCCATCTGGGAGAGTAACAGCTCAACACCGTTTTTTTCACAGGCATCACGCAGGCGGTTCAACCCCGGAAGGTCCTCGATGTCAGTCCAGGTCAGGCCGCAGGAAAGGCTGACATAGGGCGTCAACAGGCCTGCCTCGACCCTCGCGGTGGCGTAATTCATCACTTTCTCCACTGCCACGTCGAAACTTCGGGTTTTGGCGACGGGTTGCCCTTCAGCGCCCTGACCAAAAATGACCGGGGTGATGTTCAGTGCCTTGCCGAGAAACGCCACCAGGGCCGACACGCTTTTGTCACCGCGCCGCCGTGCACGCTCGCGAATGTAGTGCAGATCGCGGGGAATTACGCAGGTATAGATTTTGTCGGTAAACGTGTCGACTTCATTGCGTAAGGCGTTTTTCGATAGCTTCTGCTCAATCAGGCGAAGGGTGTGAGCCGCCAGCAGCCCCTGGCCGGCAAAGATCTGCTTGCTATCAATCACCCGCATGGAGAACTTGCCCTCACGCCCGGCGGCGTGACGGGCCTCATGATAGTGCCCCATCACACTGTTCATAGCTTCCGTAGCGTTCTGGAAAATCAGGCTGCGGGAACGGGTGACCGTCTCGCAGATGGCGACGTCAAATTCCGTGACAATTTTTTCCATGAACAGGTCGTGGATCTGTTCGGCGGAGAAGGCGTGTGTTTCGGCGTGGTGGCCCTTCTGCAACAGGCCGCTCTGGTAGAACTCCTGGGTCCTGACCGGCTCGTGCTCGTCGATGTAGGTCTGGCCATCAATAACGGCAGTGACTGGCAGAACAAACAGATCATGCTTGCGACTGAACTCATAGGGCAGATCGCATGCAGAATCAACGATAAGACCAACGCGCATGGGGCCTCCAGCTATGGGAAGCTATTCCGGTCGGTTGCTTCCCTTTATTGTCATTGTTTTTGGCAGCGCCCAGTCTTACACAAAGCGGTCAATATTTCAGCACTCTGCTAACGAGCGGATGGCTTCAGTTCAAGTTCGTTGAGGTTTTTCTCGATCAATTCACGGTTATCCTGTTGCCACGGATGAAACCCCTTGCGGAAATAGGCCAGGAAATCAGGCATGCACTTGCGCAAGACCCCCGGTTTGCCCCATAAAAAGTTAATGCCGCCGACCCAGGTACCCAGGTTCCATAACTTGCCATCGGTTTTCAGCAGGCTGCAGGTGTTCAGGAAGGTGTACTTGAAGAAATTCCAGGTCACAAACAGGAATACAATCCGGCGAAGACGCTCATTGCCAACGCAGTGTCGATAGACGTCGAAAGCCACCGATTTGTGCTCAGTTTCCTCGATGGCGTGCCAGCGCCACAGCTTTTCCATGTCCGGTGTGGCCCCTTCCATCCATTCCGGGTGACGGAGAATGGCATTCGCCAGCACCGCGGTATAATGCTCGGCGCCGCAGGTTCCGGCCAGTTGGCGACTGGGCGGCAGATTGCCTACCCACGCCATATGCCTGCGGAATCGCTCATCAATGGCATCGATGTTGTACCCACGAGCCTTCAACGCTTCGTTGTAGTGCTTGTGCTCCCGACTATGCAGCGCCTCCTGGCCAATAAACCCGCGAATCTCTTCCTTAAGCTTGGGATCGTCCACCTTGTCCCGGTAGAGCCGAACCGCATTGATAAACTGCTGCTCGCCATCGGGGAACTGGAGCGAAAGCGCATTGAAGAACGCCGTGCGGAAGGTGTCATTGCCGTGCCACAGGGTTTTGAGGTCGTCGGCAATATCGAAGTGCATGTGTCGGGGTGCAACCGAAACGCCTTCGGGCGTGGAACTGATGGTCATGACTGCCTCCGGGTTATTGTGATTATGGAGCGGCATTCACCGTACAGCGGCAACGTCGCGTACGAAAATTGATCAGAAACTTCAGTTTAAACCCGAATTCAATACGGAAGGAAGGTGATAACCCGAAAAATTGGACAGATTGTCACGAAATGACAGGTTGTCAGCGAGCAGAGGGGCGAACAACGGCCCCAAACACGCTCAGGATTCGGCAGCAACCGCGGTCGCTATGGCGCCAAGCCGGGCAATGGCGTGTTCAACCCGCTCGCTCCAAGGGTTGGCACCGTTCAGTCGCAGGCAGTTTTCGTACTTGTCGGTGGTGGAGAACATCAGGCCCGGGGCCACGTTGATATTCTCCTCCCGCGCCCGGCGGAACACCTCTGTACCGGACACCGTGCCAGGAAGCTGAACCCACAGTACGAAACCACCCTGGGGACGGCTGACGGCCGTACCTTCGGGAAACGAGCGCCCTACTGCCGCACGCATACGGTCCGTCGCCTCGCGATAGCGTAGCCGAGCAGAACGAAGGTAACGATCATAACCGCCCTGCTCCAGGAAATGCGCCACGGCAAGCTGCGGCACGCTCGCGGTGCCCAGGTTGCTGAAATACTTCTGTTGGCTAGCCTCGGCCAGATATTTTCCGGGCATCATCCATCCCAGCCGTAAACCCGGAGAAATGGTCTTGGAGAAGGAGTTGCAATAGATAACATTGCCGGTGCGGTCAAAGACTTTTGCCGGTCTGGGTCGATGGGTGCCGTAATAGAGATCGCCGTAGATGTCGTCCTCAATCAACGGAACGCCCGCTGCTTCCAGCATCCTTACCATCTGCTGCTTGCGAAGGTCCGACATCGTCGCGCCCATGGGATTGCTGTGATTGGGCACGACTACACACGCCTTCACCGGCCACTGTTCCAGCGCCAGCTCCAACCCCTCCAGGCTCAGCCCTTCCGAAGGGTGTGTTGGCACTTCAATGACCCGAAGCCCGACCACGTCCAGCGCCTGGAGGATGCCCGGAAACGAAGGCGACTCAACAACCACGATATCCCCGGGTTTAGTGACGGCCTGAAGGGCCAGGATGATAGCCTCCTGTGCACCATTGGTGGCCAGGATATCCCCAGGTGTTGCGATGATGCCCAGTGCAGCCATTCTCTGGGCAATCTGACGGCGGTACTCGATCTTTCCAGGAAAAGCGTAGTCCAGCGTTTCCAGTCCACGACGAGCCGCCCAGAGCGTGGCGTGCTGAATCTGGCGCACCGGCAGGAAATCCGGGTGGGGTATCGCAGCCGCCAGCGGCACCATCACCTTCTGCTCATCTGCGCAAAGATCAAGCGCCATATCACGGGCACTCACCGGCACCGGCTTGGCTTTGTGCTTCTGCATTACTGGTTCTGGCGTATCCCGCCTGGGCAGATGCACAAAATAGCCACTGCGTTCCCGTGCTTCCAGGTAACCTCGCGCCTCCAGCGTCTGGTGGGCCTGAAGCACCGTGGACACACTCACGCCAAACTGTCGGCTGAGCGCCCGAACACCAGGCAGCCGCTCGCCTTCGCGATAAACCCCATCACGAATCAATGCGTGTAACTGGTCTGCTACCTGATTATAGAGAATGCCCATCGCTTCATCCTGCCAGATCAATCCAGAATGGCTGCAGTACAGATCAAACAGATTCTCACCAGCACAGATGTCGAACAAAAAAGCCTGTACCGGTCCAAAATCACAATATCTGAATCTGTTATGGTTGTCTGCATAAACGGAGAATGGTGACTCTGGCTATCACTCATCGAATCTCGCGAAAGGAAAGGGGATGAAAACACTACCGATATATCAGGTCGACGCGTTCGCCAGCCAGGTTTTCGGCGGAAACCCCGCTGCCGTCATGCCACTTGAAGAATGGCTGCCGGACGACACCATGCAAAAAATGGCGCTGGAAAATCATCTCTCGGAAACGGCCTTTCTGGTCCCCCTTCCTGATAACGCAGAAGAAGACTTTCACATACGCTGGTTCACGCCCGACATAGAAGTGCCTCTCTGCGGCCACGCCACCCTTGCCAGCGCCTGGGTCCTCTTCAACAAGCTGGGCTGGAAAAAGGAGCAAATCCGATTCCAGTCCAAAAGCGGCCCCCTGGGAGTGAAACAGACCGACGACGGCTGGCTCGAACTGGACTTTCCGAATCTTGCCTTTGAGGAATGCTCAACGCCCGATCTGATCCTGGATGCCCTGGAAGGCTGCCCGAACACGTCGTTTTTCGTCCCCAAAGACACCAATTATCTCATCGTCCTCGGAGACGAAGCGGCGGTAAAAACCGCGCAGCCGGACATCCGCAAGCTCAAGGAACTTGGTAATCTTGGCGTCATCATCACTGCGCCTGGCAATGACTGCGACTTCGTCAGCCGTTACTTCGCCCCCGGCGGCGGCATTGATGAAGACCCGGTCACCGGCTCAATCCACAGTATTCTGGTGCCCTACTGGGCCGAAAAACTCGGCAAGGATCACCTGTTGGCACACCAAGTGTCCGACAGAGGCGGCGTTCTGCGATGTGAACTGAAGGGCGACCGCGTCGCCATTGCGGGCCAGGCGGCATTCTATATGGAAGGTTCCGTGCAACTGCCCTAACGTCTTCGCAAAAATGTATACTGCGCCGGAACTCCCAGAGCCAACACTGTAACTTCAAATCATGACAACCCAGAACTACGACGTCATCATCATAGGCGCCGGCGCCGCAGGCCTGATGTGCGCTCTAACCGCAGGCTATCGTGGCCGCAGCGTGCTGTTGATCGACCACGCCAACAAACCCGGCAAGAAGATCCTCATGTCCGGCGGTGGCCGCTGCAACTTCACCAACCTCAACAGCACGCCGGCCAACTTCCTCTCGGACAACCCCCACTATTGCATCTCAGCGTTAAAACGCTACACCCCCCAGCACTTCCTGGACCTGGTTGAACGTCACGGTATTGAGCACGAAGAAAAAGCCGCCGGCCAGCTATTCTGTAAGGAGAGCAGCAAGGAAATACTCAATATGCTGCTCACCGAATGCGAATGGGCGGGCGCAGAAGTGCGACTTAAAACCAGCGTTAAAACAATCAGCGGTGTCGATCACGGCTACCAGCTACAAACAAACAGCGGCACCCTGACCTGTGAATCCCTGGTCATCGCCTGCGGTGGGTTGTCCATCCCCACCATGGGCGCAACCGGCTTTGGCTACGATATTGCGAAACAGTTCGGGCTTGCCATACTGCCAATCCGGGCAGGGCTGGTGCCCTTCACCCTGCACCCGGAGCTGAAGGAACAGTTGGCGCCCCTGTCCGGTGTCAGTTGCCCTGTGGACGTGCATTGCAACAACGAACATTTCCGCGAACCGATGCTGGTCACCCACCGCGGGCTCAGTGGCCCTTCGATGCTGCAGATTTCCAGCTTCTGGCACCCCGGCGACAGCCTGAGCGTCAATATGCTGCCCGCCACCAATGTAGAACAGGACCTGCACGACCTGCGGAAATCAAAACCGCAATCCACGGTGGCCCAATACCTTGCACAACACCTGCCCAAACGCTTCGCCCAGGCCCTGAACGACGTTCACGGCTGGGCCGGCCCACTGCAGGGCTACAAGAACAGCGACATAGAACAGGTGGCCCGCGCCCTGGACCAATGGACCATCAAACCTGCCGGCACCGAAGGCTATCGAACGGCGGAAGTAACCCTCGGCGGCGTGGATACCCGTCAGCTATCCTCCAAGACCATGGCGGTTCTGGACAAGCCTGACCTGTACTTTATTGGTGAGGTGGTGGATGTGACGGGACACCTTGGCGGCCATAACTTCCAGTGGGCCTGGGCCTCTGGCGTGGCTGCTGGGAGTGATGCCTGACCCTGGGTCCAGCCAAATGCCTCATCGGCAACGCAATTATCGAAGCTGAATTGAGAAGTTGGCCTCGGGTGATTCAGCTTCACTGGAAAACCAACGTGACGTCACGGTCTTTGTCTCGGTATAAAACCTTACAGCCTGCTTGCCATAGGCATGCTGACCCCGTAAAAAGAGCCTTTCCATCCGGTGAACGAAAAGAACGACAGGGGTACAGGGATAGGAATATTCACACCGACCTGACCGACATCGATTTCGTGCTGGAAGCGACGAGCACAACCACCGGAAGAGGTGAAAATAGATGTGCCGTTACCGAAGGGCTGCTATTGATAAGCGCGATAGCGTTACCCAAATTATCGGCCTCCATGCAGCAACGCACGGTAGGCTGTGCAATTGTCTGCATAGCAATTCGGTATGCCACTGCCGACATTAATAAAACATGAACTTACGCAATCACCACAAATTTTGAAGGGCGATCATATTAGACTTCGGGCCGCCAGACTTTTGCACCGAGAGGTCGCAAGCATGACCGGTCAGAGGATTAATCATCGGGAAGAAGAGGGTAGGCTCAAAGGACTACTCCTCCGCATGCATATCTATTCCAAAATCTCTCGCAGCAAGGATAGCCTGCACTCGATTTTGAACACGAAGTTTTTTCAAAATAGCTGAGACGTGCGCCTTCACTGTCGTTTCAGCTATGTGCAAGTTGAATGCAATCTGCTTGTTCGACTCACCTTGAGCCATTCGCTTCAGAACCGATAACTGTCTCGGCGTCAAACATCGAAGCTGCTCTAAACCAACTGCCCCTCCCAACGACGAGCCACCTTCAACGTAAGCGTTCATTCCACGACGTTCTGCCACCCCGGTGAATTTGTCCCTACAGTAACCTCACATTTTCCAACAATAGGTTACTCCCATGAGAAAGCACCGCACCCCGGAACAATGGCAAGCCCTGGTTGACCAGCAGCATGACAGTGGCCTGTCCGCTCCGCAGTTTTGTAAGCAGGAGAATATCGGCTACGCCAGTTTCTGCAACTGGCGCAAGCGCCTGTCCGATCAGGCGACCGGTGACTCAGCGGATTCCGGCGAAGCCGGTTTTCTGGACCTGTCCTCTCTGATGGGTGCAGCGCAGTCCGGCCCAGGCTGGAACATTGTGCTGAGCTTGGGCAACGGCGTCGAACTGCGGCTGAGCCAGAACGGATGATCGGGCTCGATAGCCAGGCCAGGATCTGGTTGTGCACCGAGCCTACCGACATGCGCAAATCGTTCCGGGGCCTCAGTGCTCTGGTCCGGAATCAG
It encodes:
- the fdxA gene encoding ferredoxin FdxA, which gives rise to MTFVVTDNCIKCKYTDCVEVCPVDCFYEGPNFLVIDPDECIDCALCEPECPAEAIFSEDELPADQAQFVELNADLAGKWPNITEKKDPLPEAEEWDGKPDKLQYLEK
- a CDS encoding LysE family translocator; this encodes MLVPTELFWAYLVAISLLTVTPGVDTLLVMRNAGRGGLKHGLRDGCVTSVGICCGLFIHATLSALGISMLLVETAWAFTAVKWAGACYLIWLGLSSLRQAMARAPAKSDGPSISSAEPPLMKPVSTWAAFREGLLSNVLNPKTALFYMALLPQFIDPAGNAFQQSLFLAAVHFVLAMAWQCGLALVVVKSRRLGVGQGVKRMLNALTGGFFVAIGAKLATQ
- a CDS encoding DegV family protein, giving the protein MRVGLIVDSACDLPYEFSRKHDLFVLPVTAVIDGQTYIDEHEPVRTQEFYQSGLLQKGHHAETHAFSAEQIHDLFMEKIVTEFDVAICETVTRSRSLIFQNATEAMNSVMGHYHEARHAAGREGKFSMRVIDSKQIFAGQGLLAAHTLRLIEQKLSKNALRNEVDTFTDKIYTCVIPRDLHYIRERARRRGDKSVSALVAFLGKALNITPVIFGQGAEGQPVAKTRSFDVAVEKVMNYATARVEAGLLTPYVSLSCGLTWTDIEDLPGLNRLRDACEKNGVELLLSQMGITSSIYIGPGSLCLALAAEPHEFSDFQ
- a CDS encoding metal-dependent hydrolase, with product MTISSTPEGVSVAPRHMHFDIADDLKTLWHGNDTFRTAFFNALSLQFPDGEQQFINAVRLYRDKVDDPKLKEEIRGFIGQEALHSREHKHYNEALKARGYNIDAIDERFRRHMAWVGNLPPSRQLAGTCGAEHYTAVLANAILRHPEWMEGATPDMEKLWRWHAIEETEHKSVAFDVYRHCVGNERLRRIVFLFVTWNFFKYTFLNTCSLLKTDGKLWNLGTWVGGINFLWGKPGVLRKCMPDFLAYFRKGFHPWQQDNRELIEKNLNELELKPSAR
- a CDS encoding PLP-dependent aminotransferase family protein, translated to MGILYNQVADQLHALIRDGVYREGERLPGVRALSRQFGVSVSTVLQAHQTLEARGYLEARERSGYFVHLPRRDTPEPVMQKHKAKPVPVSARDMALDLCADEQKVMVPLAAAIPHPDFLPVRQIQHATLWAARRGLETLDYAFPGKIEYRRQIAQRMAALGIIATPGDILATNGAQEAIILALQAVTKPGDIVVVESPSFPGILQALDVVGLRVIEVPTHPSEGLSLEGLELALEQWPVKACVVVPNHSNPMGATMSDLRKQQMVRMLEAAGVPLIEDDIYGDLYYGTHRPRPAKVFDRTGNVIYCNSFSKTISPGLRLGWMMPGKYLAEASQQKYFSNLGTASVPQLAVAHFLEQGGYDRYLRSARLRYREATDRMRAAVGRSFPEGTAVSRPQGGFVLWVQLPGTVSGTEVFRRAREENINVAPGLMFSTTDKYENCLRLNGANPWSERVEHAIARLGAIATAVAAES
- a CDS encoding PhzF family phenazine biosynthesis protein is translated as MKTLPIYQVDAFASQVFGGNPAAVMPLEEWLPDDTMQKMALENHLSETAFLVPLPDNAEEDFHIRWFTPDIEVPLCGHATLASAWVLFNKLGWKKEQIRFQSKSGPLGVKQTDDGWLELDFPNLAFEECSTPDLILDALEGCPNTSFFVPKDTNYLIVLGDEAAVKTAQPDIRKLKELGNLGVIITAPGNDCDFVSRYFAPGGGIDEDPVTGSIHSILVPYWAEKLGKDHLLAHQVSDRGGVLRCELKGDRVAIAGQAAFYMEGSVQLP
- a CDS encoding NAD(P)/FAD-dependent oxidoreductase translates to MTTQNYDVIIIGAGAAGLMCALTAGYRGRSVLLIDHANKPGKKILMSGGGRCNFTNLNSTPANFLSDNPHYCISALKRYTPQHFLDLVERHGIEHEEKAAGQLFCKESSKEILNMLLTECEWAGAEVRLKTSVKTISGVDHGYQLQTNSGTLTCESLVIACGGLSIPTMGATGFGYDIAKQFGLAILPIRAGLVPFTLHPELKEQLAPLSGVSCPVDVHCNNEHFREPMLVTHRGLSGPSMLQISSFWHPGDSLSVNMLPATNVEQDLHDLRKSKPQSTVAQYLAQHLPKRFAQALNDVHGWAGPLQGYKNSDIEQVARALDQWTIKPAGTEGYRTAEVTLGGVDTRQLSSKTMAVLDKPDLYFIGEVVDVTGHLGGHNFQWAWASGVAAGSDA
- the tnpA gene encoding IS66 family insertion sequence element accessory protein TnpA, coding for MRKHRTPEQWQALVDQQHDSGLSAPQFCKQENIGYASFCNWRKRLSDQATGDSADSGEAGFLDLSSLMGAAQSGPGWNIVLSLGNGVELRLSQNG